GGGCCGGGCGAGGCCCCGCCCGCCTCCATCAGCGGAGCTTGAACACTTCCTTCCAGACCTTTTCGTACTTCGTGTACTGCTTGAGGTCCTCGACGCCGACGGCGTAGATCACCTTGGGGCGGATGGGGTCTCTGGGCTCCACCTTCGGGTGCGCCGGGGTCCGCCCGCCCTTGGAGTAGACGGTCTGCCCTTCGACCGAGGCGGCCCAGCGGTTGAACAGCCAGGCGGTGTTCGGGTGCGGGGCATCCTTCATGACCGCGACCGCGATGATGCCCGCCGCCCCTTCCGTCAGCATGTAGTCCACGGGCGCTCCCTTTCGCTTGCGCCCCGGATAATGGTGCGAGTAGCAGGTAAAGCACGCCGCCGCCTGGCCCGCGACCAGGAATTCCGCGAGCTGCGAGTGGCCCCTGTGGAACTCGACGTTGTTATCGGCGATCCTGGCCAGCACCGCGCGCGCCTTCTCCAGGCTCTTGTGCTTGTGCGTGAGCGCGATCAGGATCTCGTAGTCGCGCGGCTCGGCGATCAGCCGGCCCTTCCAGCGGGGGTGGGCGAAATCGTCCAGGCTCTTGGGCTCCTCGTCCTTCTTGACCAGGTTGGTGTTCCAGGCGCCGACGAAGAAGATCAGGTTGTTCGCCGTCCAGAAGGACCCCCTGAGGTTGTCGGGGTAGTCGGCGGCCTCGGGAGGAGTTTTCTCGAGGATCAGTCCCTGGGCCTGGACCTTGTTGATGTCTTCGAGGCCGAACTCGAGGACGTCCGCGATCGTCCGGCCGCCCCGGGCCTCCGCGATGGCCCGCGCCGAGAGCTTGTCCGACGTGGCGTCGACATGATTGATCTTGATTCCCGGAAAGCGCTTTTCGAAAACCGGATAGATCTTCTCGGCGTTGATCTGCGCGAGCGAGCAGTAACAGTTGAGCACCCCGCCTTCCTTGAGCGCCTTCTTGTACAGCTCGTCGATGGTCTCGGCGGGCGCGGACGCGGCGAGCGCGGCGCGGACGCCGAGGGTCGCAAAAAGGAACAGCACTCCACTGGCTTTAGCGAACATCGGGCGACCTCCTTCCGTTTTCTTGTTCATCCCTGGCTATTTCCTGGCTCACTTCATGGCGCGCTACGGCCGTCCCCGCAGGTCCGGGCTCATGCCGAGAAACTCCGCGACCAGGCGCGAATACTGGTCGTAGCCGCCGGCGGCGGAGAATCCGACCACGATCCGGACGGTCTTGCCCCGGTAGAAGTCCGCGACCGTTCTTTCGTCGAAACGCCGCGCCGCGCCGTCCGTTTCGGCGCTGGGGAGCATGCCGCATGCCGCGGTCGAGGGCCAGAAAGAGCGCAAGACCGACCCGAACGCCGTTACCCGTTGCATGGTTGCTGCCTCCGTATACGAATTTGGTCGGAGAAACAAGAGGTCATTTCATTTTCCCGCCGGATCCTCCCTCCAGCGGCCTCGCCCGGTTCCCGCGAGCCTCCAAAGTTTTAGACGCGGTCGGCGAACGCCGATTCATCGGTCCCGCGGGCTCCCACTGGATGGCGAGAAAGGCACGGGCGGCGGGGCCTGCGGGAGAATTCCGCCAGCGCATATCACAAACCGGACGAAAATAAAGCCCTCCGGCGACCGCGGGCTCGTTTCCTCACCCGTCGCCGACGGCCGCCGCAGCAATGCCCCGAGAAACATGACGGGAATCCGCCTTGACGGATGCGAAAGCGAAGTGCTACTTTCGGCCCGTTTCGACGGCCCGCTCGACGGAACAGCGGCACGTCCGAAGAGATCAAGGGGGACATCATGCCGAAGCGCATCATGAAGGCGGTCGTTGCACTCGGGTTGGCTCTGGGCATACCTGCCGCTGGCCTGGCCCAGGAAAAGTTGCGGCTGGCGTGGGCGGGCTTCAGCCCGACCAACAGCCCGATCTGGGTGATCGAGGAGCGAAAGCTCCTGCAGAAGCAGGGCGTTCAGCCCGAGATCATCGCCATCAGCAACAGCCCCACCGTTCTTCAGGCGCTGCTTGCCGGCGAGATCGACGCGGCCAGCATCTCGGTGACGACGCTTACCAGCTCCCGGCTCCAGGGAGCCGATACCGTGATGATCGTCGGCGTGGTGCCGACTTTCGTCGATCACATCGTGTCGCTGTCGAGCATCACGAAGGTCGAGCAGCTCAAGGGGAAAGTGGGCGGCGTCAACCGGCTGGGAAGCACCTCGGACCTCGGGCTGCGGCTCGCTCTGCGGCGGCTCGGCGTCGATCCGGAGAAGGACGTCAGGATCCTTCCCGTGGGGGGAAACCCCGAGCGGTTCGCGGCCTTGTCCAAGGGGCTCACGCAGTTCACGATCATGCCCGAGCCTTTTCTGACGCAGGCGGAGCAGCTCGGCTTTCGCAACCTCTACAACGTGGCCGACCTCAAGATTCCATTCTGGTGGAACGGGATTCTGAGCCGCGAAGCGATCGTCAAGGCAAAGCGGCCGCTGCTGCTCAAGCTCACGCGCGCCATGATCGAAGCGATCCACATCATCAAGACCGAAAAGGAGTACGCAAAGAAGCTGTTCAAGAAAAATCTCGGGGTGGGCGACCCCGAGGGTCTGGAGCGCGCTTACCAGGACTATTCGAGGGTCTTTCCAGAAGCCCCCTACCCGACCCCGGAG
The sequence above is a segment of the Candidatus Zixiibacteriota bacterium genome. Coding sequences within it:
- a CDS encoding ABC transporter substrate-binding protein gives rise to the protein MFAKASGVLFLFATLGVRAALAASAPAETIDELYKKALKEGGVLNCYCSLAQINAEKIYPVFEKRFPGIKINHVDATSDKLSARAIAEARGGRTIADVLEFGLEDINKVQAQGLILEKTPPEAADYPDNLRGSFWTANNLIFFVGAWNTNLVKKDEEPKSLDDFAHPRWKGRLIAEPRDYEILIALTHKHKSLEKARAVLARIADNNVEFHRGHSQLAEFLVAGQAAACFTCYSHHYPGRKRKGAPVDYMLTEGAAGIIAVAVMKDAPHPNTAWLFNRWAASVEGQTVYSKGGRTPAHPKVEPRDPIRPKVIYAVGVEDLKQYTKYEKVWKEVFKLR
- a CDS encoding ABC transporter substrate-binding protein; the encoded protein is MPKRIMKAVVALGLALGIPAAGLAQEKLRLAWAGFSPTNSPIWVIEERKLLQKQGVQPEIIAISNSPTVLQALLAGEIDAASISVTTLTSSRLQGADTVMIVGVVPTFVDHIVSLSSITKVEQLKGKVGGVNRLGSTSDLGLRLALRRLGVDPEKDVRILPVGGNPERFAALSKGLTQFTIMPEPFLTQAEQLGFRNLYNVADLKIPFWWNGILSREAIVKAKRPLLLKLTRAMIEAIHIIKTEKEYAKKLFKKNLGVGDPEGLERAYQDYSRVFPEAPYPTPEGVKTMLDDLAPRNPKASAADPRAFVDPSLVKEFEASGFIKQLYKK